One genomic segment of Nodularia sp. LEGE 06071 includes these proteins:
- a CDS encoding AI-2E family transporter translates to MKIGQLLGFFALVISLYILWEIRQLLLLLFTAIVLATAINQLVLRFQQSRMQRIWAVWLSVVIVLGLLVTCFLVIVPPFIDQFQELVKLFPSGVAQIQQVITWLEGTIIGPYVTNLPDINNLIQELQPLTENIWRQAIAFFSTGFTAALEFLLVIVLTLMLLVNPQPYRKVFVRCFPSFYRHRVEEILTLCGEGLGHWTVGALITMVFIGFLSGLGLLILRVPLVLAHAVLAGLLNFIPNIGPTLSVILPMTIAFLEAPWKAIAVLILYLIIQNIESYWLTPTVMAKQVSLLPAFTLTAQLFFAGFFGALGLVMALPLAVVAKTWIEELVFKDILDKWKQTSS, encoded by the coding sequence ATGAAAATCGGGCAATTGCTGGGATTTTTTGCGCTGGTGATCTCACTTTATATTCTCTGGGAAATTCGCCAGTTATTGTTGCTGTTATTTACAGCCATCGTGCTAGCAACAGCGATTAACCAACTAGTGCTACGGTTTCAACAGTCTCGAATGCAGAGAATTTGGGCTGTGTGGCTAAGTGTGGTGATTGTCCTCGGTTTGTTAGTTACTTGTTTCTTGGTAATTGTGCCACCTTTCATCGACCAGTTTCAGGAATTGGTCAAGTTGTTTCCCAGTGGAGTAGCTCAGATTCAGCAGGTGATTACTTGGTTAGAAGGTACGATTATCGGTCCTTATGTAACGAACTTACCAGACATTAATAATTTAATTCAAGAACTACAGCCATTAACTGAAAATATCTGGAGACAAGCGATCGCGTTTTTCTCTACAGGCTTTACTGCGGCCTTAGAATTTTTACTGGTAATAGTTTTAACTTTGATGTTGTTAGTCAATCCCCAACCCTACCGTAAAGTTTTTGTACGGTGTTTCCCGTCATTTTACCGCCATCGGGTAGAAGAAATTCTCACTTTGTGCGGCGAGGGTTTGGGACACTGGACAGTTGGAGCTTTAATTACAATGGTATTTATTGGCTTCTTGAGTGGGTTAGGTTTGCTGATTTTACGAGTACCCTTGGTACTAGCTCATGCTGTACTAGCAGGGTTACTCAACTTTATTCCCAACATTGGCCCCACCTTAAGCGTCATCTTACCAATGACGATCGCCTTTCTCGAAGCACCTTGGAAAGCGATCGCAGTTTTAATTTTATACCTAATCATTCAAAACATAGAAAGCTACTGGCTAACTCCCACAGTCATGGCCAAACAAGTATCCCTCTTACCAGCCTTTACCCTCACAGCACAACTCTTCTTCGCCGGCTTTTTTGGTGCTTTGGGACTAGTCATGGCGCTACCCTTAGCAGTAGTTGCGAAAACTTGGATCGAAGAACTCGTATTTAAAGATATTTTAGATAAATGGAAACAAACATCCTCTTAG
- a CDS encoding type II toxin-antitoxin system HicA family toxin produces MPKKIRELKSLLKKAGFVYRSAKGSHTRWYHPLLPSDPITISGKDGNDLKFI; encoded by the coding sequence ATGCCTAAAAAAATTAGAGAATTAAAAAGCTTACTCAAAAAAGCTGGTTTTGTTTATCGTTCTGCAAAAGGAAGTCATACCCGTTGGTATCATCCTTTATTACCCAGTGATCCTATTACGATTTCCGGTAAAGATGGGAATGACCTAAAATTTATATAG
- a CDS encoding type II toxin-antitoxin system HicB family antitoxin codes for MNLPYTIIIQWSSEDECYLVHLPEFPTQKYHTHGDTYEEALKNAQEVIEMLIEEYQEDGKPLPSAKSLEQLINVA; via the coding sequence ATGAATTTACCTTATACAATTATTATTCAATGGAGTAGTGAAGACGAATGTTATTTAGTTCATTTACCAGAATTTCCTACCCAAAAATATCACACTCATGGCGATACTTATGAGGAAGCATTAAAAAATGCTCAAGAAGTGATAGAAATGCTCATTGAAGAATATCAGGAAGATGGCAAACCTTTACCATCAGCTAAATCTTTAGAACAATTAATCAATGTTGCTTAA
- a CDS encoding cation:proton antiporter yields MNIETAIGEEIITTNLKQFLLVLSVSLGVATLPQIFSWFRHIPYTLLLVIVGLGLAFVDVRLVTLSPELILFIFLPPLLFEAAWNLRWAELKRNLVTICLYAVLGVVISIGGIAIGLNQFAGISLTTALLIGASLSATDPVSVTALFRELGVGKSLTTMMEGESLFNDGMAVVAFSFLVALSLGNAELGFQPILLELVMVIGIGVAVGGLIGFGISYLTQRFDLPMVEQSLTLVSAYGTYLVIEELGGSGVIGVVTTGLILGNFGSRVGMNPRTRVIVSEFWEFLAFFVNSIVFLLIGDQIRFAVLGENLQIIGITVAAMILMRAVAIYLLSKLSAAITQYQIPLPEQTVLWWGGVRGSVSIALALSVPIGLPEREKIIATVFGVVLFTLLVQGLTIKPLLQKLNLLGDAPLRDRYSELATRHVALERVLQHLQSDNRPGIDPEFYRYQETLIKGEIENLQIKIDKLQVEYPNVRTFITEQFREELLAIEADTYAEFVRAGRLNTELAPMLEDVWQHEDSH; encoded by the coding sequence ATGAATATAGAAACAGCAATTGGTGAAGAAATTATCACCACTAATCTCAAGCAATTTCTTTTGGTACTTTCGGTATCTTTAGGGGTGGCGACATTACCGCAGATATTTAGTTGGTTCCGCCACATACCTTATACCTTACTCCTGGTGATTGTCGGCTTAGGGCTGGCCTTTGTTGATGTCCGCCTTGTCACCCTTTCGCCGGAATTAATTTTGTTCATCTTTTTACCCCCTTTGTTGTTTGAAGCCGCCTGGAATTTGCGCTGGGCAGAGTTAAAACGCAATTTGGTGACAATTTGTCTGTATGCAGTTTTGGGGGTGGTAATTTCCATTGGCGGCATCGCAATTGGTCTAAATCAATTCGCGGGGATATCTCTAACGACAGCTTTGCTAATTGGCGCTAGTTTATCTGCTACTGACCCGGTTTCTGTGACGGCTTTGTTTCGCGAATTGGGCGTGGGTAAAAGTCTCACCACCATGATGGAAGGCGAAAGCTTGTTTAATGATGGCATGGCTGTGGTGGCTTTTAGTTTTTTGGTAGCGCTGTCTTTGGGAAATGCCGAATTGGGTTTCCAGCCAATTTTGTTAGAGCTGGTGATGGTTATTGGTATCGGCGTAGCAGTGGGAGGATTAATTGGCTTTGGTATTTCTTATCTAACCCAACGCTTTGATTTACCAATGGTGGAACAGTCTTTAACTCTGGTTTCTGCTTACGGGACTTACCTGGTTATCGAAGAGTTGGGTGGTTCTGGGGTAATTGGAGTTGTGACCACAGGCTTGATTTTAGGTAACTTTGGTTCTCGCGTAGGGATGAATCCCCGCACTAGGGTGATTGTTTCGGAATTTTGGGAATTTTTAGCGTTTTTTGTCAACTCAATTGTCTTTTTATTAATTGGTGACCAAATTCGCTTTGCTGTTTTGGGCGAAAACTTGCAAATCATTGGTATCACAGTAGCAGCCATGATTTTGATGCGGGCTGTGGCTATTTATCTTCTCAGTAAATTGAGTGCTGCGATTACGCAATATCAAATTCCTTTACCAGAACAAACTGTTTTATGGTGGGGTGGGGTACGCGGTTCTGTTTCTATTGCCTTAGCCTTAAGTGTACCTATAGGACTGCCAGAGCGAGAAAAAATCATTGCTACGGTGTTTGGAGTAGTTTTATTTACTCTACTTGTCCAAGGATTGACGATTAAACCTTTGTTACAGAAGCTAAATCTTTTGGGTGATGCGCCTCTACGTGATCGATATTCTGAACTGGCTACCCGTCATGTCGCTTTAGAACGCGTTTTGCAGCATCTCCAATCAGATAACCGTCCAGGTATTGACCCTGAGTTTTACCGTTATCAAGAGACACTGATTAAAGGGGAGATTGAAAATTTGCAAATAAAGATTGATAAGTTACAGGTTGAATATCCCAATGTTCGCACCTTTATCACTGAACAGTTTCGGGAGGAACTTTTGGCTATTGAGGCTGATACTTATGCAGAGTTTGTCCGCGCTGGTCGGTTAAATACGGAATTAGCCCCTATGCTTGAAGATGTTTGGCAACATGAGGATAGTCATTAG